The proteins below come from a single Edaphobacter acidisoli genomic window:
- a CDS encoding SGNH/GDSL hydrolase family protein: MRIALRCAVWVVCVGFAVSAGVAQARHAAGGKSILEKIEWTWAAQPDAVDAALPNVLLVGDSITRGYYPEVAKLLAGRANCYLFATSAASGDPRLDAQVRDYFRMMPLHFAVIHFNNGMHGWKYTEAEYAEGLPGLVETLRTNGRGAKLVWATTTPVHASDAGGATNARIDVRNADALAVMKRFRVQVDDQHGLMLGHDDLHNGNVHYTPAGYEVQAEQAVKVIEGLLPGR; the protein is encoded by the coding sequence ATGCGGATTGCTTTGCGGTGTGCGGTGTGGGTGGTTTGCGTTGGGTTTGCGGTCTCGGCGGGTGTGGCTCAGGCGCGGCATGCGGCTGGGGGCAAGAGCATTCTGGAGAAGATTGAGTGGACGTGGGCGGCGCAGCCGGATGCGGTGGATGCCGCGTTGCCGAATGTGTTGCTGGTGGGGGATTCGATTACGCGTGGGTACTATCCGGAGGTGGCGAAGCTGCTGGCGGGGCGGGCGAACTGTTATTTGTTTGCGACGTCGGCGGCTTCGGGTGATCCGCGGCTGGATGCTCAGGTGAGGGATTATTTTCGGATGATGCCGCTGCACTTTGCCGTGATTCACTTCAACAACGGGATGCATGGGTGGAAGTACACCGAGGCGGAGTATGCGGAGGGGTTGCCGGGGCTGGTGGAGACGCTGCGGACGAATGGGCGTGGCGCGAAGCTGGTGTGGGCGACGACGACTCCGGTGCATGCGAGCGATGCCGGTGGGGCTACGAATGCTCGGATCGATGTGCGGAATGCGGATGCGCTGGCGGTGATGAAGCGGTTTCGTGTGCAGGTGGATGATCAGCATGGGTTGATGCTTGGGCATGATGATTTGCATAACGGGAATGTTCACTATACCCCAGCGGGGTATGAGGTGCAGGCGGAGCAGGCGGTGAAGGTGATTGAGGGGTTGTTGCCGGGGCGGTAG
- a CDS encoding NAD-dependent succinate-semialdehyde dehydrogenase yields the protein MPIATINPANNRLIRVFDPLTEEATRQKISLADETFRANAHISIDHRALWMRKLAAILDDEADELAATITLEMGKPIHAARLEVQKCALTCRYYADNAARILAPEHIPTSEAHTSYVRYEPLGIILAIMPWNFPFWQVFRFLAPALMAGNVGLLKHASNVPECALTIESLVRRAGFPRGTFQTLLLGARHVEHVLADPRVGAVTLTGSEPAGRAVAAQAGWLIKKSVLELGGSDPFIVLPSADLDHAVQTAVRARCVNTGQSCIAAKRFLIHDSIYDAFTTRFVELMNQLRVGDPMREDTDLGPLATLQILEELEAQIEAATQSGARILTGGQRMAGAGNYFEPTVITSVPRTSPVYREEIFGPVAMLFRVRDLDEAIAIANDTPFGLAASAWTSDPTEQQRLIAEIQAGAVFINEMVASDPRLPFGGIKHSGYGRELAAAGMREFLNAKTIVIASAHSSVVSG from the coding sequence ATGCCCATCGCAACCATCAACCCCGCCAACAACCGCCTCATCCGCGTCTTCGACCCACTCACCGAAGAGGCCACGCGCCAGAAAATCTCTCTCGCCGACGAGACCTTCCGCGCCAACGCGCACATCTCCATCGACCACCGCGCCCTCTGGATGCGCAAGCTCGCCGCCATCCTCGACGACGAAGCCGACGAGCTCGCCGCCACCATCACCCTCGAGATGGGCAAGCCCATCCACGCCGCCCGCCTCGAAGTCCAGAAGTGCGCCCTCACCTGCCGCTACTACGCCGACAACGCCGCCCGCATCCTCGCCCCCGAACACATCCCCACCAGCGAGGCGCACACCAGCTACGTCCGCTACGAACCCCTCGGCATCATCCTCGCCATCATGCCGTGGAACTTCCCCTTCTGGCAGGTCTTCCGCTTCCTCGCGCCCGCGCTCATGGCCGGCAACGTTGGCCTGCTCAAGCACGCATCCAACGTCCCCGAGTGCGCCCTCACCATCGAATCCCTCGTCCGCCGCGCCGGCTTCCCTCGCGGCACCTTCCAAACCCTCCTCCTCGGAGCGCGCCACGTCGAACACGTCCTCGCCGACCCGCGCGTCGGCGCCGTCACACTCACCGGCTCCGAGCCCGCAGGCCGCGCCGTCGCCGCACAAGCCGGCTGGCTCATCAAAAAATCCGTCCTCGAGCTCGGCGGCTCCGACCCCTTCATCGTCCTTCCCTCCGCCGATCTCGACCACGCCGTCCAGACCGCCGTCCGCGCCCGCTGCGTCAACACCGGCCAGTCCTGCATCGCCGCCAAACGCTTCCTCATCCACGACAGCATCTACGACGCCTTCACCACCCGCTTCGTCGAGCTCATGAACCAGCTCCGCGTCGGCGACCCCATGCGCGAAGACACCGATCTAGGCCCGCTTGCCACGCTACAAATTCTTGAGGAATTAGAAGCCCAAATCGAAGCCGCCACCCAATCCGGCGCGCGCATCCTCACCGGAGGCCAGCGCATGGCCGGCGCGGGCAACTACTTCGAACCCACCGTCATCACCAGTGTCCCGCGCACCTCGCCCGTCTACCGCGAAGAGATCTTCGGCCCCGTAGCCATGCTCTTCCGCGTCCGCGACCTCGACGAAGCCATCGCCATCGCCAACGACACCCCCTTCGGCCTCGCCGCCAGCGCCTGGACCAGCGACCCCACCGAGCAGCAGCGCCTCATCGCCGAAATCCAGGCCGGAGCAGTCTTCATCAACGAGATGGTAGCCAGCGACCCACGCCTACCCTTCGGAGGCATCAAACACTCCGGCTACGGCCGCGAACTAGCCGCCGCCGGCATGCGCGAATTCCTCAACGCCAAAACCATAGTCATCGCCTCGGCTCACTCGTCCGTAGTTTCGGGCTGA
- a CDS encoding homoserine dehydrogenase: MATKKKQAKKADAAVKVALLGFGTVGSSVARVLAAQKFAGIELTHIFNRNVGRKRASDAAKAVSGSVKWTENVDEILRSDVDVVVELTGGLTPTESWIRKALSSGKSVVTANKQLIAYRGTGLARLAAQHGVYLVHGAAVAGGVPVIPGMLQGLGGDRVTRLSGILNGTCNYILSRMESGADYATVLADAQQLGYAEADPSADVDGYDARAKLCILSRIAMRAELDPDAVPTQTIATVEAVDFAYAKELNCTIRQISRAQLDGAVVHARVAPMLVPLASPLAWSHGTQNMVVTSGEFGGDVVFSGHGAGGEPTAVAVVSDLLAVAQGCRSVELPVRKRAVTSDFMAPHYLRFVVDDKPGIVSAISGALAKVGANIDSLLQRRGYPKHKLPFVITTEPSLTSTIEKAMVSIGKMDCMLEKPLCLQILVPEDKAE, translated from the coding sequence ATGGCTACGAAGAAGAAGCAGGCGAAGAAGGCGGATGCGGCGGTGAAGGTGGCGCTGCTGGGGTTTGGGACCGTGGGCAGTTCGGTGGCGCGGGTGCTCGCGGCGCAGAAGTTTGCGGGCATTGAGCTGACGCATATCTTCAACCGGAATGTGGGGCGGAAGCGCGCTTCGGATGCGGCGAAGGCTGTGTCTGGTTCGGTGAAGTGGACCGAGAATGTGGATGAGATTCTGCGGTCGGATGTGGATGTTGTGGTCGAGCTGACGGGTGGGCTGACCCCGACGGAGAGCTGGATTCGTAAGGCGTTGAGTTCAGGCAAGAGTGTGGTGACGGCGAATAAGCAGTTGATTGCTTATCGCGGGACTGGACTGGCGCGGCTGGCTGCGCAGCATGGCGTGTACCTGGTGCATGGCGCGGCGGTTGCGGGCGGTGTGCCGGTGATTCCGGGGATGCTGCAGGGGCTGGGCGGCGACAGGGTGACGCGGCTGAGCGGGATTTTGAATGGGACGTGCAACTACATTCTGAGCAGGATGGAGTCGGGCGCGGACTACGCGACGGTGTTGGCCGATGCGCAGCAGCTTGGGTATGCCGAGGCTGATCCTTCGGCGGATGTGGATGGGTACGATGCGCGGGCGAAGTTGTGCATCCTGTCGCGGATTGCGATGCGGGCGGAGCTGGATCCGGATGCGGTGCCGACGCAGACGATTGCTACGGTCGAAGCCGTAGATTTCGCTTATGCAAAAGAGCTGAACTGCACGATTCGGCAGATATCGCGGGCGCAGTTGGATGGGGCGGTGGTTCATGCGAGGGTGGCGCCGATGCTGGTGCCGTTGGCGTCGCCGCTGGCGTGGTCGCATGGGACGCAGAATATGGTGGTGACGAGTGGGGAGTTCGGCGGGGATGTGGTTTTCTCGGGCCACGGTGCGGGCGGCGAGCCTACGGCTGTTGCTGTCGTCTCGGATTTGCTGGCTGTGGCGCAGGGTTGCAGGTCGGTCGAGCTGCCGGTGAGGAAGCGCGCGGTGACGAGCGACTTTATGGCTCCGCACTATTTGCGGTTTGTGGTGGATGATAAGCCGGGGATTGTTTCGGCGATCTCGGGCGCGCTGGCGAAGGTGGGGGCGAATATTGATTCGCTGCTGCAACGGCGCGGCTATCCGAAGCATAAGCTGCCGTTTGTGATTACGACGGAGCCGAGCCTGACTTCGACGATCGAGAAGGCGATGGTGTCGATTGGCAAGATGGACTGCATGTTGGAGAAGCCGCTTTGTCTGCAGATTCTGGTGCCGGAGGATAAGGCGGAGTAG
- a CDS encoding nucleoside deaminase has product MQGNPIFMEKAIALATENVTSGRGGPFGAVIVRDGAVVATGVNQVTALKDATAHAEVMAIRNACAALGAFELRGCQVYTSCEPCPMCLAAIYWARCEAIFYSGTSADAAAAGFDDAFLYDEIKRPVAARGIPAARMLAEKATESFDAWKKQAERVDY; this is encoded by the coding sequence ATGCAAGGCAATCCAATCTTTATGGAAAAGGCGATCGCGCTGGCGACGGAGAATGTGACTTCGGGGCGCGGCGGGCCGTTTGGCGCGGTGATTGTGCGCGACGGTGCGGTGGTGGCGACCGGGGTGAACCAGGTGACGGCGCTGAAGGACGCCACGGCCCATGCCGAGGTGATGGCGATTCGGAATGCGTGCGCGGCGCTGGGAGCCTTTGAACTGCGTGGGTGCCAGGTTTATACGAGCTGTGAGCCTTGTCCGATGTGCCTGGCGGCGATTTATTGGGCTCGGTGTGAGGCGATCTTTTATAGCGGCACGTCTGCCGATGCTGCGGCCGCGGGTTTTGATGATGCGTTTTTGTATGACGAGATCAAGCGGCCGGTTGCGGCGCGGGGGATTCCGGCGGCGAGGATGCTGGCGGAGAAGGCAACGGAGAGTTTTGACGCCTGGAAGAAGCAGGCGGAGAGAGTGGATTACTGA
- the moeB gene encoding molybdopterin-synthase adenylyltransferase MoeB, with product MPTAIEEATEINKELPKLSNDEIARYSRHLILPEVGMEGQRKLKAAKVLCVGTGGLGAPLALYLAAAGVGTIGLIDFDVVDKSNLQRQIIHSEATVGKLKVDSAEIMLKGLNPNLNVVKHNTMLTSHNALDILKDYDVIADGTDNFQTRYLVNDACVLLGKPNAYASIYRFEGQASVFGAPLGPCYRCLYPEPPPPGLVPSCAEGGVLGILPGLLGIIQATETIKLILGIGEPLVGRLLLVDALGMNFRQLKLRKNPDCPVCGTHPTVTELIDYDQFCGIEKPTEVGPLEVARDKAVADLPIVDGIPQISVEQLKKKLDAKENIFVLDVREPHEYQIVNIGAPLIPLGTIESRLSEIAAHKNDEVIVHCKSGARSQKASILLKNAGFTNVSNLTGGITAWADKIDKSLPKY from the coding sequence ATGCCAACTGCCATCGAAGAAGCCACCGAAATCAACAAAGAACTACCCAAGCTCTCCAACGACGAGATCGCCCGCTACTCCCGCCACCTCATCCTGCCCGAGGTCGGCATGGAGGGCCAGCGTAAATTGAAAGCGGCAAAGGTCCTCTGCGTCGGCACCGGCGGCCTCGGCGCGCCCCTCGCGCTCTACCTCGCCGCCGCCGGCGTAGGCACCATCGGCCTCATCGACTTCGACGTCGTCGACAAGAGCAACCTCCAGCGCCAGATCATCCACTCCGAAGCCACCGTCGGCAAGCTCAAAGTCGACTCGGCCGAGATCATGCTCAAGGGCCTCAACCCGAACCTCAACGTCGTCAAGCACAACACGATGCTCACGAGCCACAACGCGCTCGACATCCTCAAGGACTACGACGTCATCGCCGACGGCACCGACAACTTCCAGACGCGCTACCTCGTCAACGACGCCTGCGTCCTGCTCGGCAAGCCCAACGCCTACGCCTCCATCTACCGCTTCGAGGGCCAGGCCAGCGTCTTCGGCGCGCCGCTCGGCCCCTGCTACCGCTGCCTCTATCCCGAGCCGCCACCGCCGGGCCTGGTGCCCTCCTGCGCCGAAGGCGGCGTGCTCGGCATTCTCCCCGGCCTGCTCGGCATCATCCAGGCCACCGAGACCATCAAGCTCATCCTCGGCATCGGCGAGCCGCTCGTCGGCCGTCTCCTGCTCGTCGACGCGCTCGGCATGAACTTCCGCCAGCTCAAGCTGCGCAAGAACCCCGACTGCCCCGTCTGCGGCACGCACCCCACCGTCACCGAGCTGATCGACTACGACCAGTTCTGCGGCATCGAGAAGCCCACCGAGGTCGGTCCGCTCGAAGTCGCCCGCGACAAGGCCGTAGCCGACCTGCCCATCGTCGACGGCATCCCGCAGATCTCCGTCGAGCAGCTTAAGAAAAAGCTCGACGCGAAGGAGAACATCTTCGTCCTCGACGTCCGCGAGCCGCACGAGTACCAGATCGTCAACATCGGCGCACCGCTCATCCCGCTCGGCACCATCGAGTCACGCCTGAGCGAGATCGCCGCACACAAAAACGACGAAGTCATCGTTCACTGCAAATCAGGAGCACGCAGCCAGAAGGCCTCCATCCTCCTGAAGAACGCCGGCTTCACCAACGTCTCCAACCTCACCGGAGGCATCACCGCCTGGGCCGACAAGATCGACAAGTCCCTGCCCAAGTACTAA
- a CDS encoding allantoate amidohydrolase: protein MTVTIPTRSQRPAADRILSRCREIAACTEVPGQITRTFLSPAMRRVHTLLRDWMDAAGMTVRIDAAGNLRGVLPGPTPQAPRLIIGSHLDTIPNAGPYDGALGVVLGLAVAEELRGQNLPFSIEVIGFSAEEGVRFSKPFLGSLALIGELDAETLALPDRNGVTVAEAIRIFGLNLAELPNAELATGSFAYLEVHIEQGPVLESESLPLGIVEAIAGQTRTAFIFEGQANHAGATPMHLRHDALSAAAEWIAEVEAYAASREGLLATVDTIEAHPGATNIIPARVTATLDLRHANDDTRATAINNLTTTAKLSAAKRGVKLTTQTQLDQPAVPMDRHLTRLLESAATTAKAPHKKMTSGAGHDAMIVARRLPAAMLFLRSPEGISHHPNERVHPPDIEAALTTTLEFLKLLSNDEAIPKPTA from the coding sequence ATGACAGTTACAATTCCAACCCGCAGCCAACGCCCCGCAGCCGACCGCATCCTCTCCCGCTGCCGCGAGATCGCCGCCTGCACCGAGGTCCCCGGCCAGATCACCCGCACCTTCCTCTCACCCGCCATGCGCCGCGTCCACACCCTTCTCCGCGATTGGATGGACGCCGCCGGCATGACCGTCCGCATCGACGCCGCAGGCAATCTGCGCGGCGTCCTCCCCGGCCCCACGCCACAAGCCCCGCGCCTCATCATCGGCTCGCACCTCGACACCATACCCAACGCCGGCCCCTACGACGGCGCCCTCGGCGTCGTCCTCGGCCTCGCCGTCGCCGAAGAGCTCCGCGGCCAGAACCTTCCCTTCAGCATCGAAGTCATCGGCTTCTCCGCAGAAGAAGGCGTGCGCTTCAGCAAACCCTTCCTCGGCAGCCTCGCGCTCATCGGTGAGCTCGACGCCGAAACCCTCGCCCTCCCCGACCGCAACGGCGTCACCGTCGCCGAAGCCATCCGCATCTTCGGCCTCAACCTCGCCGAGCTGCCCAACGCCGAGCTCGCCACCGGCAGCTTCGCCTATCTCGAAGTCCACATCGAACAAGGCCCCGTGCTCGAAAGCGAATCCCTCCCCCTCGGCATCGTCGAAGCCATCGCCGGACAGACCCGCACCGCCTTCATCTTCGAGGGCCAAGCCAACCACGCCGGCGCCACCCCCATGCACCTCCGCCACGACGCCCTCAGCGCCGCCGCCGAATGGATCGCCGAAGTCGAAGCCTACGCCGCCTCCCGTGAAGGCCTCCTCGCCACCGTCGACACCATCGAAGCCCATCCCGGAGCGACCAACATCATCCCCGCCCGCGTCACCGCCACACTCGACCTCCGCCACGCCAACGACGACACCCGCGCCACCGCCATCAACAACCTCACCACCACCGCAAAACTCAGCGCCGCAAAACGCGGAGTCAAGCTCACCACCCAAACCCAGCTCGACCAACCCGCCGTCCCCATGGACCGCCATCTCACCAGACTGCTCGAGTCCGCCGCCACCACCGCAAAAGCCCCGCACAAAAAAATGACCAGCGGCGCCGGTCACGACGCCATGATCGTCGCCCGCCGCCTGCCCGCTGCGATGCTCTTCCTCCGCAGCCCCGAAGGCATCAGCCACCACCCCAACGAGCGCGTCCACCCACCCGACATCGAAGCCGCCCTCACCACCACCCTCGAATTCCTCAAGCTCCTCAGCAACGACGAAGCCATCCCAAAACCAACCGCCTGA
- a CDS encoding addiction module antidote protein: MKVRTKKYDAAEFLTDDETISAYLTEALESDDPRYIAKALGAVARAKGGIAQLARDTGIAREALYRALSDAGNPELGTVLKVAHALGVRLSATLVA; the protein is encoded by the coding sequence ATGAAAGTGCGGACGAAGAAGTATGATGCGGCGGAGTTTCTGACCGACGATGAGACTATCTCGGCGTATTTGACGGAAGCGCTGGAGAGTGATGATCCGCGGTACATTGCGAAGGCGCTGGGTGCGGTGGCGCGGGCGAAGGGTGGGATTGCTCAGCTTGCGCGCGATACGGGGATTGCGCGTGAGGCGCTGTATCGGGCGTTGAGCGACGCGGGGAATCCAGAGTTAGGGACGGTGCTGAAGGTTGCTCATGCGCTTGGGGTGAGGTTGTCGGCTACGCTGGTGGCGTAA
- a CDS encoding type II toxin-antitoxin system RelE/ParE family toxin: MAEIRRTQEFAEWLMELRDRQGRARILTRIDRLEDGNPGRYRALGGGVFELKIDFGPGYRVYYMKVGEIVIVLLCGGDKSTQAKDIRRAKELAKRIEEEGWLDESADEEV, from the coding sequence TTGGCAGAGATTCGGAGGACCCAGGAATTTGCTGAGTGGTTGATGGAGTTGCGAGACCGGCAGGGACGGGCGCGGATTTTGACGCGGATCGACCGGCTTGAAGATGGGAATCCGGGCAGGTATCGCGCGCTGGGCGGTGGTGTCTTTGAGTTGAAGATCGATTTTGGGCCGGGATACCGCGTGTACTACATGAAGGTCGGCGAGATTGTGATTGTGTTGCTCTGTGGCGGCGATAAGAGCACACAGGCGAAAGACATCAGGCGGGCGAAAGAGCTTGCGAAGCGGATTGAAGAGGAAGGGTGGCTCGATGAAAGTGCGGACGAAGAAGTATGA